One part of the Verrucomicrobiota bacterium genome encodes these proteins:
- a CDS encoding glycosyl hydrolase has product MKATKSTILLLLVLLSSLSAFSQRRSRSTTSPQSTSLMQDSVFSGLKLRNIGPAFMSGRIGDIAIHSEDENTWFVAVASGGVWKTENAGTTWTPVFDKQSSYSIGCVTVDHLNPHIVWVGTGENVGGRHIGYGDGIYKSEDGGITWKNMGLKSSEHISEIIVHPENSNVIWVASQGPLWNKGG; this is encoded by the coding sequence ATGAAAGCTACTAAATCCACTATTTTACTGTTGTTGGTCTTGTTATCATCCCTTTCCGCATTCAGCCAACGGAGATCGCGGAGTACTACAAGTCCACAATCAACTTCTTTGATGCAAGACTCAGTATTTTCAGGATTAAAACTGAGAAATATTGGTCCTGCTTTCATGTCAGGCAGAATCGGCGACATAGCCATTCATTCTGAAGACGAAAACACGTGGTTTGTAGCAGTAGCATCAGGTGGTGTTTGGAAAACTGAAAATGCAGGAACCACTTGGACTCCTGTCTTTGATAAGCAGTCTTCCTATTCCATAGGCTGTGTGACGGTTGACCATCTTAATCCACATATTGTTTGGGTAGGTACCGGTGAAAACGTAGGAGGTCGTCATATAGGCTATGGAGATGGCATCTATAAAAGTGAAGATGGTGGTATTACCTGGAAAAATATGGGGCTTAAGAGCTCAGAACATATTTCTGAGATCATTGTCCATCCTGAGAACTCAAATGTAATCTGGGTAGCCTCTCAGGGACCTCTTTGGAATAAAGGAGGCGA